From Pseudobdellovibrio exovorus JSS, a single genomic window includes:
- the secE gene encoding preprotein translocase subunit SecE codes for MDNTNSKIVTLSFLTFSAIVGFTLATLLKVFSGAFSVVARAMNYDLVRHGLPIAVAFGLFIYLQFNKGILKWADEVIAEVRKVVWPPAKDTRGMTIVVVIMVLISSVIVSVFDMFSGFVLNQLIK; via the coding sequence ATGGATAATACAAATTCGAAAATTGTAACTCTTAGTTTCCTTACATTTTCTGCGATCGTAGGTTTTACATTAGCTACATTGTTGAAAGTTTTCTCTGGCGCGTTCAGTGTGGTAGCAAGAGCGATGAATTATGATCTTGTTAGACATGGATTACCGATTGCGGTTGCCTTTGGTCTTTTTATTTATCTTCAGTTCAATAAAGGTATTTTGAAGTGGGCGGATGAAGTGATCGCAGAAGTGCGTAAGGTAGTTTGGCCACCAGCAAAAGACACTCGTGGGATGACTATCGTAGTTGTTATCATGGTTTTGATTTCAAGTGTGATCGTTAGCGTATTTGATATGTTCTCGGGTTTTGTTCTGAACCAGTTGATCAAGTAA
- the tuf gene encoding elongation factor Tu: MSKEKFNRAKPHVNIGTIGHVDHGKTTLTAAITTTLAAQGKAQAMAYDQIDKSPEEKARGITISTTHVEYETDNRHYAHVDCPGHADYVKNMITGAAQMDGAILVVSAADGPMPQTREHILLARQVGVPALVVFMNKCDMVDDKELLELVEMEVRELLSKYEFPGDEIPIVKGSAKLGLEGDQSELGRPSILKLMEACDAYIPQPARAVDKTFLMPVEDVFSISGRGTVVTGRVERGIVKVNDEVEIIGIRPTQKTTVTGIEMFRKLLDEGQAGDNCGVLLRGTKKEEVERGQVLAKPGSVKPHKKFKGEAYILTKDEGGRHTPFFTNYRPQFYFRTTDVTGVVTLKEGVEMVMPGDKVEINVELITPIAMEQSLRFAIREGGRTVGAGVVVEIIE; encoded by the coding sequence ATGTCTAAAGAGAAATTTAACCGCGCGAAACCGCATGTGAACATCGGTACTATCGGTCACGTTGACCATGGTAAAACAACTTTAACTGCTGCTATTACGACAACTCTTGCAGCTCAAGGTAAAGCACAAGCAATGGCTTACGACCAAATCGATAAGTCTCCAGAAGAAAAAGCTCGTGGTATTACTATCTCTACAACTCACGTTGAGTACGAAACTGACAATCGTCACTACGCTCACGTTGATTGCCCAGGCCATGCTGACTACGTTAAAAATATGATCACTGGTGCTGCTCAAATGGACGGCGCGATCCTAGTTGTTTCTGCTGCTGACGGTCCTATGCCACAAACTCGTGAACACATCCTTTTGGCTCGCCAAGTTGGTGTTCCAGCACTTGTTGTTTTCATGAACAAATGTGACATGGTTGACGATAAAGAATTACTTGAGCTTGTTGAAATGGAAGTTCGTGAATTGTTATCAAAATACGAATTCCCTGGTGACGAGATTCCAATAGTAAAAGGTTCTGCTAAACTTGGTTTAGAAGGTGACCAATCTGAATTGGGTCGTCCATCTATCTTGAAATTAATGGAAGCTTGTGATGCTTACATCCCACAACCTGCTCGTGCAGTTGATAAAACTTTCTTGATGCCAGTTGAGGACGTGTTCTCAATCTCTGGTCGTGGTACAGTTGTTACTGGCCGTGTTGAGCGTGGTATCGTTAAAGTGAATGACGAAGTTGAAATCATCGGTATTCGTCCAACTCAAAAAACAACAGTTACTGGTATCGAAATGTTCCGTAAGTTGTTAGATGAAGGTCAAGCTGGCGATAACTGCGGTGTTCTTTTACGTGGTACTAAAAAAGAAGAAGTTGAACGTGGTCAAGTTTTAGCTAAACCAGGTTCTGTTAAACCTCACAAAAAATTCAAAGGTGAAGCTTACATCCTGACTAAAGATGAAGGCGGACGCCACACTCCATTCTTCACTAACTACCGTCCACAGTTCTACTTCCGTACAACTGACGTGACTGGTGTTGTAACTCTTAAAGAGGGTGTTGAAATGGTTATGCCTGGTGATAAAGTTGAGATCAATGTTGAGTTGATCACTCCAATCGCTATGGAACAGTCTCTACGTTTCGCTATCCGTGAGGGTGGTCGTACTGTAGGTGCTGGTGTTGTTGTTGAAATTATCGAGTAG
- a CDS encoding ZrgA family zinc uptake protein, which produces MKLNVGVKMVGIALLMVSSLAMAHEHKGHDHGHGAKRRQHGAHQHGAANLAIAFEGAKGKIEFKSPSDGVIGFEHEAKSDKDKATQQTQLAKLETAMPEMVAFDASLGCKLTKVKVDVVVESHDEEKTTDSKKKSKHNHAAHSDTVAEFDVACDKNPEGTEVVFNVQQHFPKVKNVSVQVITDNLQKAISVKKNATKLVLK; this is translated from the coding sequence ATGAAATTAAATGTAGGTGTAAAAATGGTGGGAATCGCTCTATTGATGGTTTCAAGCCTTGCGATGGCCCATGAGCATAAAGGTCACGATCACGGCCATGGAGCTAAACGTCGTCAACACGGGGCCCATCAACATGGAGCCGCTAATTTGGCGATTGCATTTGAGGGAGCTAAAGGAAAGATCGAATTTAAGTCTCCAAGTGATGGCGTGATTGGTTTCGAACACGAAGCTAAATCAGATAAAGACAAAGCCACTCAACAAACACAATTGGCGAAATTAGAAACAGCGATGCCCGAGATGGTTGCCTTTGACGCATCATTGGGATGTAAGCTGACAAAAGTTAAAGTAGACGTGGTTGTTGAATCTCACGACGAAGAAAAAACTACGGACAGCAAGAAAAAATCAAAACACAATCATGCAGCTCACAGCGACACTGTGGCGGAATTCGATGTGGCTTGTGATAAAAATCCAGAGGGCACAGAGGTTGTTTTCAATGTTCAACAGCACTTTCCAAAAGTGAAAAACGTAAGTGTTCAAGTGATTACGGACAATTTACAAAAAGCGATTTCGGTTAAGAAAAACGCGACTAAATTGGTATTAAAGTAA
- the rlmB gene encoding 23S rRNA (guanosine(2251)-2'-O)-methyltransferase RlmB, protein MRRNNNTRSQGKPSSGRSHNSGGRAGTPDRKPEKLAYPKSWRQVAGTHAIMELLSVRPKTIQTVLLQNNWHSSSELRDLAEKLEAKKIKIEMKSEQQLQDICRSHQGAVAFSDEYLDFDYENSAWENNGLILALDGVEDTQNLGAILRTSWLMGVNGVIIPEDRAVGLTATVHKVACGGVEHVPVHRTNQFAAPFETLKQSGFWVFGLSHKAKKTIYDLQIPEKVIWVLGAEDKGMRAPTEKACDELVSIPQMSPHASYNVSVSAALALAETKRQWSAKR, encoded by the coding sequence ATGAGAAGAAATAATAATACACGATCACAAGGTAAACCATCATCAGGGCGTTCACACAATTCTGGGGGACGAGCGGGTACTCCCGATAGAAAACCAGAAAAATTAGCTTATCCTAAGTCATGGCGTCAGGTAGCAGGAACGCATGCGATCATGGAGTTACTGAGTGTGCGTCCGAAGACCATTCAAACGGTTTTGTTGCAAAATAATTGGCATTCTTCATCCGAGCTGCGCGACTTAGCTGAAAAGCTCGAGGCGAAAAAAATTAAAATTGAAATGAAGTCAGAGCAACAACTTCAGGATATTTGCCGCTCACATCAAGGTGCTGTGGCTTTTTCTGATGAGTATCTTGATTTTGATTATGAAAATTCAGCTTGGGAAAATAACGGATTAATTCTGGCTTTAGATGGAGTGGAAGATACACAAAATCTAGGAGCTATTTTGCGTACAAGCTGGTTGATGGGAGTCAATGGTGTGATTATCCCTGAAGATCGCGCGGTGGGATTAACGGCTACAGTACACAAAGTGGCCTGTGGGGGAGTCGAGCATGTTCCCGTCCATCGTACGAACCAATTTGCAGCACCATTTGAAACTTTGAAGCAATCTGGATTTTGGGTTTTTGGACTTTCCCATAAAGCCAAGAAGACGATTTATGATTTGCAGATTCCTGAAAAAGTCATTTGGGTTTTAGGTGCAGAAGATAAGGGAATGCGAGCTCCCACAGAAAAAGCATGTGACGAGTTAGTCAGTATTCCGCAAATGTCACCACATGCCAGCTACAATGTTTCTGTTTCCGCGGCGCTAGCTTTAGCTGAAACGAAACGTCAGTGGTCTGCTAAAAGATAA
- the pyrF gene encoding orotidine-5'-phosphate decarboxylase, with protein MRFLKNPLILALDVDSKGDAFKIIDHVGDLLGGIKLGPRLVYRYGAELISEMSEVAPVFVDNKYFDISSTMISAVRASFEAGATLVTVHALAGSPALKELYKLELELNRIRPFKILAVTILTSWDRQMMPANFHSWSVENHVRSLTQEVYNSGLRGLVCSGHELEYLNYPDLFKVTPGIRLSTEQALNASEDQKRVMTPKQAIKAGASALVIGRPILQAHKPRETIFDILESCT; from the coding sequence GTGATGCGTTCAAGATCATCGATCATGTCGGTGATCTTTTAGGCGGTATTAAGTTGGGGCCGCGTTTGGTTTATCGCTATGGGGCCGAGCTGATTTCTGAAATGTCTGAAGTGGCGCCGGTATTTGTCGATAATAAATATTTTGATATTTCTTCAACCATGATTTCAGCTGTCCGCGCCAGTTTTGAAGCGGGTGCGACTTTAGTTACAGTTCATGCTTTGGCGGGAAGTCCGGCATTAAAAGAGTTGTATAAATTAGAGCTGGAATTAAATCGCATACGTCCATTTAAAATTTTGGCCGTGACGATTTTGACCAGTTGGGATCGTCAAATGATGCCAGCGAATTTTCATTCATGGTCTGTGGAAAACCATGTGCGAAGCTTGACTCAAGAGGTTTACAACTCTGGCTTGCGTGGATTGGTGTGCTCGGGACATGAATTAGAGTATTTGAATTATCCAGATCTTTTTAAGGTTACTCCAGGTATACGTCTTTCGACAGAACAAGCCCTGAATGCTTCTGAAGATCAAAAACGAGTGATGACTCCGAAACAGGCGATTAAGGCAGGGGCTTCTGCTTTAGTTATCGGTCGTCCCATTCTACAAGCCCACAAACCACGCGAGACTATTTTCGATATTTTAGAGAGTTGCACGTAA